From the genome of Ooceraea biroi isolate clonal line C1 chromosome 10, Obir_v5.4, whole genome shotgun sequence:
ttgtatgtaattattacCACAATTAACGAGATACGATTAATAAATCTGTTTTTAAATCTATAGTAGAAACTTTATGATCATGTTTGTTTATTGGCCCCACACtacataaatataacttttttttatccaCAGATATTTGACTTGGAAATGCAATATTGAATATACTGACATAAGACAATCAcacaaaatacaatatattcttGATGTTACACATGCTACTTCCTTGTTATAAATGCGCATTTATATagataaacttttttttatcacaatgTATGCAGACTTCAAATATTGTCTAATCACGTAAAGTATAGTAATTAACTATAATCATACAACTACACTACACTACAATACAATCGTGACtcacaatttttatcttacatttaacaaaatatattgcacataTGCGCAAGAAAGCATgtcttaaattaaaatgtatgatAATCATCATTGCAATGCACATATCGCGGATTTTGAGCCGGGGAAATGAGGATTGAATGCAATTGGATGTTGTTTTTTGTTGGGAATCCTCTTTACGACTTTTTGTATTGAGTTCATGTCGACTGTGTCTCCGATTTCAGCTATAATTATGGGTTTGTGAAAATCTTGATCCGTTCTGGTTAATCGAACGCCCAACACTTGTGCTGCTAAATTTGCTATGCACAAAGATacctgaaaataaaaattgtgtaacagttatattaattgagcatgaaaaatgtttttcgagCATGGCtgttttttagaaaattttttcataaaaagaaaagaactaCCGATTCTCCAGTTCTTGCGGACATATCGTGATAAGGGAACCCATTCTCCGCGGCGAATCGATGCGATCTGTCCCTTTTAACTGTCCTTTGGTGCTCCATGTCGCATTTGTTACCCACCAACGCTATCAAAGGTGGCTCATCGTAAGCGTCAATGAAACTTTTGATCTGACTGAGCCATTCATCTAGAATTTCGAAGCTCGAACTATTCGTGACGTCGTACACCAGAAGAATAATCTGATTCGTaatgaaaatgatgaaaaagtacggtaaatacagaaaattattaaaagtcaTGCGTAatgagtaatataatattgatttgGAGTAAATTCTATAGCGCACATCGACCTTACATGTGCCGCGAAAACGTATTTGTCCAACATGTTGCCGTGCAAAGCGAGTCCACCGACATCCCATAGATGCAGATTGACATTCTTGTAACAGCCGATGgagatatttttcagaaagaaGTCAATACCCGCGGTAGGTACGTACTGCCTAGTGAAATCGTTGTTGCAAAACTTCTGGACGATGCTGGTCTAAACAAGTATTCCTGACTCTCAATTATCAAACTATATTGTAGTAGGAAAATAACAGGTATCATGCTAAAAGATTGACCATCGATAAAactagtaataataattgtgcaAGAATTGCTGAAAGTGAACGAGGGAGTGAAGCCATAACGTACAACTTAAACGGAAAGTTTTAACTCTTCAAagaataaacaaaagaaattttcttcgaATATGAATTTATTCCAGACTTGAGAATAATATCTATTGATTTTTCTTCCTTGTGACACGCATTCATCATTCagcaatatgaaaatataaaagaaaatgagttggaagtttaataaattcatgCTTGACCTAGTTAACTTCATTGCGAAAACCatcgattagaaaatttaggTCTGCCGATTGGCCTGTCATTGGTAAAACAAAGAATACGGAATAACCGCGAACGTCGCGTGCGAACGTTGAAAGAGATCCGCATGCTTTAGATTCAAAGCACGAAGTTACATCCGCAGACTTCATCGATCCAAATTCGCCTATTACATTCACTGTTAATCCATAAACTTTAAACGTGAAAACGTATAAACTTACTTTATcattagaaaaaagaaattgtctctaatatttataaataaagccACATCATGGATAATATTCACAACCGCGATACAACTAATTACATCAAAATTCATCGGGCATCCCTTCTGCCTGCACAGTTTACAAAAAACGAAAGACATTCTCTTCAAAGAGTACTCTTCAACAATAAACTGTCACCTGTTGAAGTGTTCTCTCAGTATACATTTCACCATGGTAAACGGCAAACAAGTTCAAACGGATTCTGCATGCGCTAATATAAATTTCGTTTCGCGAAGTTTGCAAGCACCAAAATAACAACGGAGGGATCAACCATCCCGGCGCACGCGTTTACGTTTGACTATCATTGTGCTCTAGATCTAGCGAACGTGATGCCGAAGAAACTCACTTTGCCGGCACCGGAGTCACCTACGAACACGATTTTCAGCCGCTTCTCGGCTGAATCCTCTTCGGCGTCTGACATGAAGGCACACGACGAACGGCTCCCGAGAAATCGAGTATCATGCAAGTGGCATAGCTCCGACGACGACCGCCAAGACGGCCCTTGACTGACTATAGCGCGGCATATAACGTCGCAGCTCGCGCGTGTGGCCGACGAACGAAGTCCGAATCGACCGACGATGGTGGCCAGtgcggcgtcgtcgtcgtcgtcatctaTTCGCAGGAATGAATAAATTAGCGAATAATCGATAGTTGGCGAGCTGCCATCGCCACCATGCGTGCATTGCGGCTAGTGTCGGGACCGGACGCGAAAGGTGCTTTGATGACGACAATTAATGACGATCATAATGACACGCGTACTGTGTCTCGTAACAACTTTGACAAGATGCGCTTTTGTGTCTGCAAAACGCCGTTTtgcagaagaaaatatttagtttctttaatttttctgaaaaaaaagaaaatgaaagttCTTCGTGGAGAAAATGGGATATAAGAATAAAGCGCTATATTTAGCACttgcgataataaattatattttgtcgTTATACAACATGAATTCTATTTGATCCTTTTATCACGGTTGTTTACATTAATACTGTCATAAAGATCGAAGACATTCGTCTAATTGATCGATAAGCTCGCAATAACACTTGTAAAAGAATCTGAAGAATCTatgaatttttcttaattgaaaattagatCCTTGTAGTTTTGTAGAAGGTAGTAATTTGACACTCTGCAACAAGTGGTTGTTCTAACGACTGTCAGTCTATCGGCTCGCTCAAAATTGGCTTTGACGATTTCATAGTATCTCCCATCGCTAAAAAacaaagagatattttatgtgcatttcgtatacgatttaagtttattttacttttaccTTAAACTTAAACATCTTAGTTTGATGCATTTTACACGGAGGATATCTATAGCCTTTTGGCTTTTGTCagaaaatcgtaaattttCTGGATCCCATCGCAATTCCAAACGTTCTAAATGCGGACAATTATTAGCAATTCCGTCCATCAGCTGATCTACATGAATGTTGACGCCAAGTCTCTCTTGAGTACCCATTATAAGTATTCTAAAGCATTATTAATAtgtgattttataattaaagtttaatataataataaaataaaagaaagatagacttttataaaattaattaattttctaatatgtGATGAGTGatatgtgatatatatatgtgtgtgtgtgtgtgtgtgtgtgtgtgtgtgtgtgtgtgtgtaaatttaaacagaaaagtatataatcgaaaatattgaattataaaaatgtaattcatAATTGTCATTGTGTATTTAAATTGCACCATTCACATAATATTTCCGCGTTTAGACAGAACATTGTTGTATCGGACTCAACTGGATGTACTTACACCACAGACTAGACTAGGCTAGATTAAACAAATCATAAATGCTCACTTCGCATTGGTGAGAATTGGTAGAACACTCTGCCACAGTTGATCCGTGATATGTGGCATGCCTGACAATGCAAGACCGTACAACTGATGACCATGCCTCGAAAGGAACTTGTGCAATGCATCGTCAGTTAGATTATCAGAGCTATCCAGATCCAGTGCTATCAAGTTTCGCGGATTTCCGACCTCTGTCCAGGCCTTTATTACACTGTCATTGAAGCCGTTTAGTTGGCCGGCGCTTAGAAAACGAAGCCCGGGGATTCTAGTCAGCATGTCGATAAGGCACTCCGTTGACAAATCGGTAGCAGTAACGTCGAGCTCCAGAACGCTGGATTTCTCCCATTCAACTTCCTTTACGTATTCGCTCTGCagatctaaaataataatatcacattAGTTCGAGATAGACACATGCTAATGATTTCTCCAAACattctgtataattatatgcattGCACGAAgattttaagaatttaaacAAAGTAgtattgtttgaaaatttacaAAAGGTTTATCGCCCAAACGAAATTCTTGAATTTATTGAGcaaataatgcaatattttgtttgtcatcgtaaaaataatatgattaataGCTCACTTGTCCCTTGCATAAGAAGACATCTCAGTCTTCTGCTTCTTTGGAAAAGAGTCTTCATGGTCGAACCGGTTACTTTGGCGCAGAAATTCACGGCTAAACACTCCAGTTGAATGCAATTGGAGGAGAAGGCATCGATATGCGAATCATCCACAAAGTTGATTCCATACAAATTAATCACTCTTAAATTCGGCGTAGCTGATTTGAGTTTGTGCACATTGATCACCTCGTAgatctcctcttcttcttcctcaaCTTTTTCATATGTTCCTAGAgattaatagaatttatattaaaatacattgtgattaatattgcaataaattataatgcgtaattgataattttaccATTTATGAATCTATAATaaacatctctctctttcatatattaggtgtgcaaattaattcggtgcttttagttttgaagaaattgagccttatttactttcttttctttcgagAGGGAATCTATCAGCTGCCCGATAGATGGAGCAAAGTATTAGAACATgatggaaaatatttcgaagacatatttattatactttttttaataaaggctcaatttctttttaaaaagcagtaaattaatttgtacacctactattattatatattattatatttaattaatatatttaattaataatatattcatattttagaaaatatgtcGGTGGTTATTACTATTCAGCAGTAAAACGTATATAATTCATTtcatatatgatattatacgcataaaaaattaaaataaagttttaactAATCACTAACCGATTAAATGAAGGATCTCAAGTCCGTTaatgaaattgtaaatttttcgCATAAATCCTTCCATGAAAATGACTTCCGATAAGCAAATACACATATACTTCAGCTTCGTGGGAAACGCTTGCATCTCCGAGAAGTCGTGTAGTTGCATGGCAGTTGAAAAATCCAATAACATGTGTGTCAAATTGGGACACTTGTTAGCTAATTCGTGCAATACGGTATGTGTAATCAATTCGATCGGTAATTCAATGTATCGTAAGGAAGCTCCAAAACGTAcgctgcaaatattaaattgtcatCATTTAAAATACGCAAAATGAGCTTTATCTTTCTCGCTTTAGTTAAGTGTTGACATAAACAAAAGAATAAAGAGAGCATCACCAGTAATTCTTTAgatcaatattttctaaattttaatctCAATTCTAGTAACaagatgtaaaataaatatcagtaTGATTTCCTTAAGCCTGCGTGAAGTTTCAAGTCTTGTAACTGAAACTGACCGCTTTCGAAATTGTTCATCTTGCCCATGTAAACCTTTCTCCTTAAAAgtcttgtataaaaaaaatcaaactcTAGCCTCGAAAAGTATGCAAGAATTATGTATTAACTCGCGTTACCTGATTAAGTGCAGTAGATTCTCCAAAGAGCTCACATGAAGCCCGCTTATTTCTGGCCTTAGAGACACATGCTTCCAAAGACGCGTATCATACGCGATTTGTCGCCAGCGTTTGCAAACGCGAGCAACCCTGCATATCTCGCGATGAGAGAGATAGCTGAAGATATTCAAGAGGACCTTGTCCGGTAGCTTTTCTATTGTCTgtacagaaatataattatgttataatctTGTCAGACACAGAAAAAAATGCTTAAAACTATTTTCATGGAATATCGTGATgctattgatatttttaaaatataattaaactgtGATTATCAGttgttaaataaagatataactaTCCATTTAGTAGTTTATTTCAAAGAATTAATAGAGCTGTATTTATCGGTTTCAGGTATGATATTTGGCTTCGAGGGATCTCTGTACGAATAACTAAGTTTTTATAACTTGAGGATATTATTCGGCTTATCAGAGAGAGCAATTAATTCTGTGAAATCTAACGTGATGTAAACAGAAATGTAATGTTTTGTTGTACGGATTGTCACACCAGAAGTAAATCAACGATTGTATCACCGTTTGACGATGCACTTAATAAACCAACAACTCACAGTACGGCTCTTTGCAGCAGCACCCTCGGAAACGTACATCTGAGACGTTTCCAGGGCGATCTGACCCCAAACATCCACACCACCGAGATCCATGATGCTGCTCCTCTTTCAATGTTAGATCAGAAGAAGAGAGCGTTCGACCGTTTCGCTCTGGCTTCCGCAGATTTCTTTCACGCGTGCGAATTATGCCGACTTAGCTATTTACTTTTCCACAGTTTGTTACTATTTTAATTCGGGGTCACCTTCATTTCCTGCTCTTTGATTAATCGTCACCGTATCATATCGGAATTTATTTTGGCGTATAATGTTTCACGAACTTTTTTTGGACGCTGGATCAGAATTTTCGAGTCATGCACTTTGACGTTTTCTAACGTGGACGAGAATTTCACGCTGATGAAAACAAGAGAAATTACTATATGCAGAAATTACACACGCGGTCTGCTAG
Proteins encoded in this window:
- the LOC105287289 gene encoding ras-related protein Rab-28: MSDAEEDSAEKRLKIVFVGDSGAGKTSIVQKFCNNDFTRQYVPTAGIDFFLKNISIGCYKNVNLHLWDVGGLALHGNMLDKYVFAAHIILLVYDVTNSSSFEILDEWLSQIKSFIDAYDEPPLIALVGNKCDMEHQRTVKRDRSHRFAAENGFPYHDMSARTGESVSLCIANLAAQVLGVRLTRTDQDFHKPIIIAEIGDTVDMNSIQKVVKRIPNKKQHPIAFNPHFPGSKSAICALQ
- the LOC105287286 gene encoding uncharacterized F-box/LRR-repeat protein C02F5.7 isoform X2; translated protein: MDLGGVDVWGQIALETSQMYVSEGAAAKSRTTIEKLPDKVLLNIFSYLSHREICRVARVCKRWRQIAYDTRLWKHVSLRPEISGLHVSSLENLLHLISVRFGASLRYIELPIELITHTVLHELANKCPNLTHMLLDFSTAMQLHDFSEMQAFPTKLKYMCICLSEVIFMEGFMRKIYNFINGLEILHLIGTYEKVEEEEEEIYEVINVHKLKSATPNLRVINLYGINFVDDSHIDAFSSNCIQLECLAVNFCAKVTGSTMKTLFQRSRRLRCLLMQGTNLQSEYVKEVEWEKSSVLELDVTATDLSTECLIDMLTRIPGLRFLSAGQLNGFNDSVIKAWTEVGNPRNLIALDLDSSDNLTDDALHKFLSRHGHQLYGLALSGMPHITDQLWQSVLPILTNAKILIMGTQERLGVNIHVDQLMDGIANNCPHLERLELRWDPENLRFSDKSQKAIDILRVKCIKLRCLSLSDGRYYEIVKANFERADRLTVVRTTTCCRVSNYYLLQNYKDLIFN
- the LOC105287286 gene encoding uncharacterized F-box/LRR-repeat protein C02F5.7 isoform X1, whose product is MNITKMTEMSNWNVLSVEAALQQLNAFEGDDPEKIIRRPNTTIEKLPDKVLLNIFSYLSHREICRVARVCKRWRQIAYDTRLWKHVSLRPEISGLHVSSLENLLHLISVRFGASLRYIELPIELITHTVLHELANKCPNLTHMLLDFSTAMQLHDFSEMQAFPTKLKYMCICLSEVIFMEGFMRKIYNFINGLEILHLIGTYEKVEEEEEEIYEVINVHKLKSATPNLRVINLYGINFVDDSHIDAFSSNCIQLECLAVNFCAKVTGSTMKTLFQRSRRLRCLLMQGTNLQSEYVKEVEWEKSSVLELDVTATDLSTECLIDMLTRIPGLRFLSAGQLNGFNDSVIKAWTEVGNPRNLIALDLDSSDNLTDDALHKFLSRHGHQLYGLALSGMPHITDQLWQSVLPILTNAKILIMGTQERLGVNIHVDQLMDGIANNCPHLERLELRWDPENLRFSDKSQKAIDILRVKCIKLRCLSLSDGRYYEIVKANFERADRLTVVRTTTCCRVSNYYLLQNYKDLIFN
- the LOC105287286 gene encoding uncharacterized F-box/LRR-repeat protein C02F5.7 isoform X3; this encodes MTTWTQLAVEHVNAISKEEFSTTHRGKSTTIEKLPDKVLLNIFSYLSHREICRVARVCKRWRQIAYDTRLWKHVSLRPEISGLHVSSLENLLHLISVRFGASLRYIELPIELITHTVLHELANKCPNLTHMLLDFSTAMQLHDFSEMQAFPTKLKYMCICLSEVIFMEGFMRKIYNFINGLEILHLIGTYEKVEEEEEEIYEVINVHKLKSATPNLRVINLYGINFVDDSHIDAFSSNCIQLECLAVNFCAKVTGSTMKTLFQRSRRLRCLLMQGTNLQSEYVKEVEWEKSSVLELDVTATDLSTECLIDMLTRIPGLRFLSAGQLNGFNDSVIKAWTEVGNPRNLIALDLDSSDNLTDDALHKFLSRHGHQLYGLALSGMPHITDQLWQSVLPILTNAKILIMGTQERLGVNIHVDQLMDGIANNCPHLERLELRWDPENLRFSDKSQKAIDILRVKCIKLRCLSLSDGRYYEIVKANFERADRLTVVRTTTCCRVSNYYLLQNYKDLIFN